From the genome of Deinococcus sp. AJ005, one region includes:
- a CDS encoding helix-turn-helix transcriptional regulator, whose product MIIASQEGTVPQEGTVLQAGTGPEGICEVNCVHPEAVAEARAALPDGRDVETASAFLKLVADPTRLRLLSALNTRELCVCDLAAVVGLSESAVSHQLRLLRAGRVVAFRKAGRVAYYRLLDHHVTTLIESALEHARE is encoded by the coding sequence ATGATAATCGCCTCTCAAGAAGGCACAGTTCCGCAGGAAGGTACAGTTCTGCAAGCAGGCACAGGTCCAGAGGGCATCTGCGAAGTCAATTGCGTCCATCCCGAAGCGGTGGCGGAGGCGCGGGCCGCCTTGCCGGACGGGCGCGACGTGGAAACCGCCTCCGCGTTTCTGAAACTGGTGGCCGATCCCACGCGCCTGCGGCTGCTGAGTGCCCTGAACACCCGCGAGCTGTGTGTCTGCGATCTGGCGGCGGTGGTGGGCCTGTCCGAGAGCGCCGTGAGCCATCAGCTCCGGCTGCTGCGGGCCGGGCGGGTGGTGGCCTTCCGCAAGGCGGGGCGGGTGGCCTATTACCGCCTGCTGGACCACCACGTCACCACGTTGATCGAGAGTGCCCTTGAACATGCCAGGGAATAG
- the lysX gene encoding lysine biosynthesis protein LysX: MAELAVLYDRIRPDEKMLFEALDALGTPYDKVYVPHLKLTFDDAGAAAVPWKVAIERCVSQTRGHAVTRALEGFGVQVINPGHVIELCGDKLATNARLYAAGLPTPRTGVSFDGDAALEQIESLGYPLVLKPTVGSWGRMVSKLNDRDAAEAVIEHKEVLGGPQHGIFYVQELIHKPERDIRAFVIGGECIGAIYRTSEHWITNTARGAKASNCEVTPEIADLAVRSAAAVDGRIVAIDLVEDPQRQNEWGGLLVIEINHTMEFKNSVSTTGVDIPRKMGEYAIGLLG, encoded by the coding sequence ATGGCCGAACTTGCCGTTCTTTATGACCGCATCCGCCCCGACGAGAAGATGCTCTTTGAGGCGCTGGACGCCCTGGGCACGCCCTACGACAAGGTCTACGTTCCCCACCTGAAACTGACCTTCGATGATGCGGGCGCAGCCGCCGTGCCGTGGAAGGTGGCCATCGAGCGTTGTGTCAGCCAGACGCGCGGCCATGCGGTGACCCGCGCGCTGGAAGGCTTCGGCGTGCAGGTGATCAACCCCGGCCACGTCATCGAACTGTGCGGCGACAAGCTGGCGACGAATGCCCGCCTGTACGCCGCTGGCCTGCCCACGCCGCGCACCGGAGTGTCTTTCGACGGCGACGCCGCGCTAGAACAGATCGAATCTCTGGGTTATCCGCTGGTTCTCAAGCCCACCGTCGGGTCCTGGGGGCGCATGGTCAGCAAGCTCAATGACCGCGACGCCGCCGAGGCCGTGATTGAACACAAGGAAGTGCTGGGCGGCCCACAGCACGGCATCTTCTACGTGCAGGAGCTGATCCACAAGCCCGAGCGCGACATCCGCGCCTTCGTGATCGGCGGTGAGTGCATCGGCGCGATCTACCGCACGTCTGAACACTGGATCACCAACACGGCGCGCGGCGCGAAGGCCAGCAACTGTGAGGTCACGCCCGAAATCGCGGACCTCGCCGTCCGGTCTGCTGCCGCTGTAGACGGGCGAATCGTCGCCATCGACTTGGTAGAGGACCCGCAACGCCAGAACGAGTGGGGCGGTCTGCTGGTCATCGAGATCAATCACACCATGGAATTCAAGAACAGCGTGTCCACCACGGGCGTGGATATTCCCCGCAAGATGGGCGAATACGCGATTGGGCTGCTTGGATAA
- a CDS encoding septal ring lytic transglycosylase RlpA family protein produces MNLGTASASSGVFQSGSAVYYGGRAARGTIMTAAHRSLPFGTWVRVTHSGTGRSVDVMVNDRGPFGNSRRIIDLSRSAAASLGMLGQGVAPVTLRILSRP; encoded by the coding sequence ATGAACCTGGGGACGGCCAGCGCCTCCTCGGGCGTGTTTCAGAGCGGTTCAGCTGTTTATTACGGCGGGCGGGCGGCGCGTGGAACCATCATGACCGCCGCCCACCGCAGTCTGCCTTTCGGCACCTGGGTCCGCGTGACACATTCCGGTACGGGCCGCAGCGTGGACGTGATGGTCAATGACCGGGGGCCGTTCGGCAATTCGCGGCGCATCATCGATCTTTCGCGCTCCGCCGCCGCCTCGCTGGGCATGCTGGGTCAGGGCGTCGCACCCGTGACCCTGCGGATTCTGTCCAGACCCTGA
- a CDS encoding glutaredoxin family protein translates to MPDITVYTVPNCADCEAVKRLLKSKGAAFTEKNVQEDPAALTEMQQKANVRIAPVTVIGDQVFYGFFDDQRPGILAALEPAK, encoded by the coding sequence ATGCCAGACATCACCGTTTACACCGTGCCCAACTGCGCCGATTGCGAGGCGGTCAAGCGGCTGCTGAAGAGCAAGGGAGCCGCCTTCACCGAGAAGAACGTGCAGGAAGACCCGGCGGCGCTGACGGAGATGCAGCAGAAGGCCAACGTGCGAATCGCACCCGTGACGGTCATTGGTGATCAGGTCTTCTACGGCTTTTTTGATGACCAGCGGCCCGGCATTCTGGCGGCGCTGGAACCTGCAAAATGA
- the lysW gene encoding lysine biosynthesis protein LysW, giving the protein MTAIQFENPDTGAPIELNNPELGELVIDDETGVEYEVVSVDPPRLEAAPQEAEDWGE; this is encoded by the coding sequence ATGACTGCCATTCAATTTGAAAACCCGGATACCGGCGCACCCATCGAACTGAACAACCCCGAACTGGGCGAACTGGTGATCGACGACGAAACTGGCGTGGAATACGAAGTGGTTTCGGTGGACCCGCCCCGCCTGGAAGCCGCCCCGCAGGAAGCGGAGGACTGGGGAGAGTAG
- a CDS encoding heavy metal translocating P-type ATPase — protein sequence MDSSSPISGAAPLVYFVDGMDCATCVQKVEQMVNRLPGTAGVKTSFSKQTLKLELDETQTPRATLEKNLKALGYTPSVLETAQSAQSKTASSHADQDGEGQDHAGQVHEVLSAGTPWYAGKQGKLVIFSGVLLALAWGFGFIEPGLSVYGYVAATILGVWPLAKQAWASARLGDPFSINMLVSLAAIGAVAIGQAAEGAVVVFFFAIGELLEGVAAGRARAGIQALAALAPKTALLVEGNGTREVPANSLQIGQTVQVRPGGRVPADGTITAGTSSLDDSPVTGESMPVTKTVGDSVFAGSINTDGVLSIQVDKEASDNTIARIIELVEEAEGSKAATARFIDRFSRYYTPGVVLVSALVAVVPPLFLGAMWEPWLYKGITLLLIGCPCALVLSVPAAITSGISAGTRRGLLIKGGAALETIGTVRTVAFDKTGTLTAGKPRVTDVLGAGVSESEVLRLAAAVEAGSSHPLAQAIAKEAARLNVTAPAAQDAKAIAGKGVTATVEGRTLFISSPQHAASTLNVAPDLQSKLTALEEAGKTAVVLHSADEILGVLAIRDEPRADAREAIARLKAMGVNTVMLTGDNARTGRAIAAGLGLEVQAELLPEDKLRLIAELKKHGGVAMVGDGINDAPALAQADVGIAMGGGTDVALETADAALLRERVSDVADLVQLSRDTMSNIKWNIAFALGLKAIFLVTTLLGYTNLWMAILADTGATAIVTANALRLLGWNGGSVKKASAPSGLPAPGSV from the coding sequence ATGGATTCCTCTTCCCCAATCTCCGGTGCCGCGCCCCTGGTGTACTTCGTGGATGGCATGGACTGTGCCACTTGTGTGCAGAAGGTGGAGCAGATGGTGAACCGCCTGCCCGGCACGGCGGGGGTCAAGACCAGTTTCTCGAAGCAGACCCTCAAGCTCGAACTGGACGAAACGCAGACGCCGCGCGCCACGCTGGAAAAGAACCTCAAGGCCCTGGGCTACACGCCGTCCGTGCTGGAAACGGCGCAGTCGGCGCAGAGCAAAACCGCCTCCTCACACGCGGATCAAGACGGCGAGGGACAGGACCACGCTGGACAAGTCCATGAGGTGCTGTCCGCCGGAACGCCGTGGTACGCGGGCAAGCAGGGCAAACTGGTGATCTTTTCGGGGGTGCTGCTGGCGCTGGCCTGGGGCTTCGGCTTTATCGAGCCGGGACTGTCGGTGTACGGCTATGTTGCGGCCACGATTCTGGGGGTGTGGCCGCTGGCAAAGCAGGCGTGGGCCAGCGCGCGGCTGGGCGATCCGTTCTCGATCAACATGCTGGTGTCGCTGGCCGCCATCGGCGCAGTCGCTATCGGGCAGGCGGCAGAGGGCGCGGTGGTGGTCTTCTTCTTCGCCATCGGGGAACTGCTGGAGGGCGTGGCGGCGGGCCGGGCGCGGGCGGGGATTCAGGCGCTGGCGGCGCTGGCTCCCAAGACGGCTTTGCTGGTGGAAGGCAACGGCACGCGCGAGGTTCCCGCCAACTCGCTCCAGATCGGGCAGACCGTGCAGGTGCGCCCCGGCGGACGGGTTCCGGCAGACGGCACCATCACGGCAGGAACCTCCAGCCTGGACGACAGCCCGGTGACCGGCGAGAGCATGCCCGTGACCAAGACCGTGGGCGACAGCGTCTTTGCGGGCAGCATCAACACCGACGGCGTGCTGAGCATTCAGGTGGACAAGGAAGCCAGCGACAACACCATCGCCCGGATTATCGAGCTGGTGGAGGAAGCCGAGGGCAGCAAGGCGGCCACCGCTCGCTTTATTGACCGCTTCAGCCGCTACTACACGCCGGGGGTGGTGCTGGTCTCGGCGCTGGTGGCTGTCGTTCCACCGCTTTTCCTGGGAGCCATGTGGGAGCCGTGGCTGTACAAGGGCATCACGCTGCTGCTGATCGGCTGCCCCTGCGCGCTGGTGCTGAGCGTGCCTGCGGCCATTACCAGCGGCATCAGCGCGGGAACGCGGCGCGGGTTGCTGATCAAGGGCGGCGCGGCGCTGGAAACCATTGGCACGGTCAGGACGGTGGCCTTCGACAAGACGGGCACGCTGACGGCAGGCAAACCGCGCGTGACGGATGTGCTGGGAGCGGGCGTGTCCGAGAGTGAAGTCCTGCGGCTGGCTGCGGCTGTGGAAGCGGGCAGCTCTCATCCGCTGGCGCAGGCGATTGCGAAGGAGGCCGCACGGTTGAATGTCACGGCCCCCGCCGCGCAGGACGCCAAAGCCATTGCGGGGAAAGGCGTGACCGCGACGGTGGAGGGACGCACCCTGTTCATCAGCTCGCCCCAGCATGCGGCCAGCACGTTAAATGTGGCCCCCGATCTTCAGAGCAAATTGACCGCGCTGGAGGAGGCGGGCAAGACAGCAGTGGTGCTGCACAGCGCAGACGAGATTCTGGGCGTGCTGGCGATCCGCGACGAACCCCGCGCGGACGCCCGCGAGGCTATTGCCCGCCTCAAAGCGATGGGCGTGAATACCGTCATGCTGACGGGCGACAACGCACGCACGGGCCGGGCTATCGCTGCCGGGCTGGGGCTGGAGGTGCAGGCGGAGCTGCTGCCCGAAGACAAGCTGCGCCTGATTGCCGAGCTGAAGAAACATGGCGGCGTGGCGATGGTGGGCGACGGCATCAACGATGCCCCGGCGCTGGCGCAGGCCGATGTGGGGATTGCGATGGGCGGCGGCACCGACGTGGCGCTGGAAACGGCGGACGCGGCCCTGCTGCGCGAGCGGGTAAGCGACGTGGCCGATCTGGTGCAACTGTCGCGCGACACCATGAGCAACATCAAGTGGAATATCGCCTTTGCGCTGGGCCTCAAAGCCATCTTTCTGGTCACGACGCTGCTGGGCTACACCAACCTGTGGATGGCGATTCTGGCCGACACCGGGGCGACGGCAATTGTCACGGCGAACGCGCTGCGGCTGCTGGGCTGGAACGGCGGCTCCGTCAAAAAAGCCTCAGCGCCGTCTGGCCTGCCCGCGCCTGGGAGCGTGTGA
- a CDS encoding homoaconitate hydratase (catalyzes the formation of homoisocitrate from cis-homoaconitate): MPRVWKFGDSVNTDDILPGKFAPFMAGEDVFQTFAFHYTRPEFAAEVRPGDLLIGGRNWGLGSSREYAPQALKKLRVGAIVAPSFARIHYRNLLNLGIPAFEADLTGVLEDGEEVTLNIDTGVLTHPRGTVQLPPPPEFLREALAEGSILAFFKKHGRFPGEKPTSDQTP; the protein is encoded by the coding sequence ATGCCCCGCGTCTGGAAATTTGGCGACAGCGTGAACACCGACGACATCCTGCCCGGCAAGTTCGCGCCGTTCATGGCCGGCGAGGACGTGTTCCAGACCTTCGCCTTCCACTACACCCGCCCCGAATTTGCCGCAGAGGTGCGGCCCGGCGACCTCCTGATCGGCGGGCGCAACTGGGGCCTGGGCAGCAGCCGCGAGTACGCTCCGCAGGCCCTCAAGAAGCTGAGGGTAGGGGCCATCGTCGCTCCCAGTTTCGCGCGCATCCACTACCGCAACCTGCTGAATCTGGGCATCCCCGCCTTCGAGGCTGACCTCACTGGCGTGCTGGAAGACGGGGAAGAGGTCACGCTGAACATCGACACGGGCGTCCTGACCCACCCGCGCGGCACCGTGCAGCTTCCGCCCCCGCCCGAATTTCTGCGCGAGGCACTGGCCGAGGGCAGCATTCTGGCCTTCTTCAAGAAGCACGGACGCTTTCCGGGCGAGAAGCCCACTTCAGACCAGACCCCGTAA
- a CDS encoding Xaa-Pro peptidase family protein, with product MSRLEQLRDAMKDAGVTGLWVSHPANVRALTGFTSPEDGKVLVTADGATLYTDARYTVQAREESELPQFIARPPETFKHAAEGVKGKRVGFEADSLTVAGLEDLREHWPDAELVPLRSLIQGLRQIKTADEIAAIRAAQDLADGVFAEVRPLIVAGARELDIALEIETRLRKAGAGSAFGVIVASGPRGAMPHGHASARVIQDGELVTVDMGACLNGYNSDMTRTVAVGQPSDEMRRVYNAVLEAEEAAIKAVKPGVRAADLDRIAREILTGHGLGEAFVHSLGHGVGLEVHEGPGLRGTSEDVLEPGMVITIEPGAYLPDVGGVRIEDLLLVTENGYEVLSRSPKETV from the coding sequence ATGAGCCGACTGGAACAGTTGAGAGACGCGATGAAAGACGCGGGCGTGACGGGATTGTGGGTCAGCCACCCGGCCAACGTGCGGGCGCTGACGGGTTTCACGTCGCCCGAGGACGGCAAGGTACTGGTCACGGCGGACGGGGCCACGCTGTATACCGACGCCCGCTACACCGTGCAGGCGCGCGAGGAATCGGAGCTGCCGCAGTTCATCGCCCGGCCCCCGGAAACGTTTAAGCACGCGGCAGAAGGTGTCAAGGGGAAGCGCGTGGGGTTCGAGGCCGACAGCCTGACGGTGGCGGGCCTGGAAGATCTGAGAGAACACTGGCCGGACGCCGAACTGGTGCCACTGCGCAGTCTGATTCAGGGTCTGCGGCAGATCAAGACGGCGGACGAGATCGCGGCAATTCGGGCGGCGCAGGACCTGGCCGATGGGGTCTTTGCTGAGGTCCGCCCCCTGATCGTCGCCGGAGCGCGGGAACTGGACATCGCGCTGGAGATCGAGACGCGGTTGCGGAAGGCCGGGGCCGGGAGTGCCTTCGGCGTGATCGTGGCGAGCGGGCCGCGCGGGGCCATGCCGCACGGACACGCCTCAGCGCGGGTGATCCAGGACGGGGAACTGGTGACGGTGGACATGGGTGCGTGTCTGAACGGTTACAACAGCGACATGACGCGCACGGTGGCCGTGGGTCAGCCCTCGGATGAGATGCGGCGGGTCTACAACGCAGTGCTGGAAGCCGAGGAAGCGGCCATCAAAGCCGTGAAGCCAGGCGTGCGTGCCGCCGATCTGGACCGAATCGCGCGCGAAATCCTGACCGGGCATGGGCTAGGCGAGGCGTTCGTGCATTCGCTGGGCCACGGCGTCGGGTTGGAGGTCCACGAGGGGCCGGGGCTGCGCGGAACGAGTGAGGACGTGCTTGAACCGGGCATGGTCATTACCATCGAACCCGGCGCGTACCTGCCGGACGTGGGCGGCGTGCGGATCGAGGACCTGCTGCTGGTCACGGAAAACGGCTATGAAGTCCTGAGCCGCTCGCCGAAAGAAACGGTTTGA
- a CDS encoding ABC transporter ATP-binding protein, which produces MTRPPRFDTAPKTPIQSENLPLSHRLRDLADTLGLVWRASPRHSIIFAATTLIASALPAANLYVGKLLLDEVAQAAGGGVTYAALLTLLAIQVALGVFGSLLSTVGTASQQLLGDSLQHSVSRRILDKASGLSVEAFENADTYDRLQQAYREVGSRPLGVATQLVGLAGAAVTLISVGALMARLGVWVLPLVLLASVPGVIVSNRFGIQGYQMLRRQTHDARVQNYLGSLLTSDTLVKEVRLFGFEGHLLERWRSYYLGFRKTLEDLVRRRSGWGFGAALASALLIGLASALILRRAADGQISVGDFSIFVLGIVQVQATVSNLLNGVSGIYQNLLYMRNLFGFLELPSRDLDAGEVWAGPIDTIEFKEVGFRYPLTERDVLRGVNFTVRRGQALALVGENGAGKTTLVKLLTRLFEPSSGTILLNGMDAALFSPRSVQKQMSIIFQDFGQYQMSARENVALAEVARLSEEGVVESAVERAGAEFVDDLPEGLDTPLGRLFQGGRQLSGGQWQRLALARLYFRDASVLVFDEPTAALDARAESETIEALRAQTTDRITLLISHRFSTVRLADQIVVLDGGVIVESGSHAELLARGGQYAALYNLQARGYGVTEHGTAEVSGPA; this is translated from the coding sequence ATGACCCGGCCACCCAGATTCGATACAGCTCCAAAAACTCCAATTCAAAGTGAAAATCTGCCCCTCTCGCACCGGCTGCGTGATCTGGCCGACACGCTGGGGCTGGTGTGGCGGGCCAGCCCCCGGCACAGCATCATTTTTGCGGCCACCACCTTGATCGCAAGCGCCCTGCCTGCCGCCAACCTCTACGTGGGCAAGCTGCTGCTGGACGAGGTGGCGCAGGCGGCGGGCGGCGGCGTGACCTACGCGGCGCTGCTGACCCTGCTGGCCATTCAGGTGGCGCTGGGCGTGTTCGGCAGCCTGCTGAGTACGGTGGGCACGGCCTCGCAGCAACTGCTGGGCGACAGCCTGCAACACAGCGTCAGCCGCCGGATTCTGGACAAGGCGTCGGGCCTAAGCGTGGAAGCCTTCGAGAACGCCGACACGTATGACCGGCTGCAACAGGCGTACCGCGAGGTGGGTTCGCGTCCGCTGGGGGTAGCGACGCAACTGGTGGGGCTGGCGGGGGCCGCCGTCACCCTGATCTCGGTGGGCGCATTGATGGCCCGGCTGGGCGTGTGGGTGCTGCCCCTTGTGCTGCTGGCCAGCGTGCCGGGGGTGATCGTCAGCAACCGCTTCGGCATCCAGGGCTACCAGATGCTGCGCCGCCAGACCCACGACGCCCGCGTGCAGAACTACCTGGGCAGCCTGCTGACCTCGGACACGCTGGTCAAGGAAGTACGCCTCTTCGGCTTCGAGGGCCACCTGTTGGAGCGCTGGCGCAGCTATTACCTGGGCTTCCGCAAAACGCTGGAGGATCTGGTGCGCCGCCGCTCGGGGTGGGGCTTTGGCGCGGCGCTGGCTTCCGCGCTGCTGATTGGTCTGGCGAGCGCGCTGATTCTGCGGCGGGCGGCAGACGGTCAGATCAGCGTGGGTGACTTTTCCATCTTCGTGCTGGGCATCGTGCAGGTGCAGGCCACCGTGAGCAATCTGCTGAACGGCGTCAGCGGCATTTACCAGAACCTGCTGTATATGCGAAACCTGTTCGGCTTTCTGGAGCTGCCCAGCCGCGATCTGGACGCCGGGGAGGTTTGGGCCGGCCCAATCGACACGATTGAATTCAAAGAGGTGGGGTTCCGCTATCCGCTGACCGAGCGCGACGTGCTGCGCGGCGTGAACTTCACCGTGCGGCGCGGGCAGGCGCTGGCGCTGGTGGGCGAGAACGGCGCGGGCAAGACCACCCTGGTCAAGCTGCTCACGCGGTTGTTCGAGCCGAGCAGCGGAACCATTTTGCTGAACGGCATGGACGCCGCTCTGTTCAGCCCGCGCAGCGTGCAAAAGCAGATGAGCATCATCTTTCAGGATTTCGGCCAGTACCAGATGAGCGCCCGCGAGAACGTCGCGCTGGCCGAGGTGGCGCGGCTCTCGGAGGAAGGCGTCGTGGAAAGCGCCGTGGAGCGGGCCGGCGCAGAGTTCGTGGACGACTTGCCGGAAGGGCTGGACACGCCGCTGGGCCGACTGTTTCAGGGCGGGCGGCAGCTCTCGGGTGGGCAGTGGCAACGGCTGGCGCTGGCGCGGCTGTATTTCCGGGACGCCTCGGTGCTGGTCTTCGACGAGCCGACGGCGGCGCTGGACGCCCGCGCCGAATCGGAGACCATCGAGGCGCTGCGGGCGCAGACCACGGACCGCATCACGCTACTGATATCGCACCGCTTTTCCACCGTCCGACTGGCCGATCAGATCGTGGTGCTGGACGGCGGCGTGATCGTGGAATCGGGCAGCCACGCGGAGCTGCTGGCACGCGGGGGGCAGTACGCGGCGCTGTACAACTTGCAGGCGCGGGGCTACGGCGTCACGGAGCACGGGACGGCGGAAGTCAGCGGCCCGGCTTGA
- the pepF gene encoding oligoendopeptidase F: protein MTASQSSSQPRTLPARADVAREQTWDIEALFATPGAWEAEAQALPGSIDALAAYAGQLNSPESLLTYLKVADDVELRLSRFFSYASMTASVDGHDAEAAARRDRASSIAARYGSVSAFFRPELLALDEATVSGWLSQPDFADQRVRLERILRNRPHVRSGEIEELLGAVAAPFASERGIHPALANMDLRFGTAGGTPVTQGNVDSLVSGPDREVRREAWENYADAHLAARHSQAAMYATNVRQSVFLARARNYPDAITASLAPDRIPTEVLTTLLDTYRANTPIWHRYWRVRRDWLGLKELREYDVKASLVPPRKVEYAQAVDWIAEGMAPLGEDYVKDMRFGLTEDRWTDYAENDGKRQGAYSNGGGRVKPFIFMTWNGTLGSYSTLAHEIGHSMHSLLSMREHAYSVPRYTLFHAEVASNFNQAMVRQHLLKQARAAEDTTLEIAIIEEALGNFHRYFFIMPTLAAFELECYRRIEAGGTLSAPDLNTLTADLLSQGYGDGVKMDRERSGILWAQFSTHLYANFYAYQYATGISAAHQLLEQFGENEDAARENYLRFLKSGGSLDPIDALKEAGVDMLSPEPVEATFRTLAGYVDRLEELLAERQ, encoded by the coding sequence ATGACAGCATCACAATCCAGTAGTCAGCCCCGCACTCTTCCTGCCCGCGCCGACGTAGCGCGTGAACAGACCTGGGACATTGAGGCGCTGTTTGCTACGCCTGGGGCCTGGGAAGCCGAGGCTCAGGCGCTGCCGGGGTCCATCGACGCCCTAGCGGCCTATGCCGGGCAACTGAACAGCCCCGAGTCCCTGCTGACCTACCTGAAAGTGGCCGACGACGTAGAGCTGCGTCTGAGTCGCTTTTTTTCCTACGCCAGCATGACCGCCAGCGTGGACGGCCACGACGCGGAAGCTGCCGCTCGCCGGGACCGTGCCAGCAGCATTGCCGCCCGCTACGGAAGCGTGTCCGCTTTCTTCCGGCCCGAACTGCTGGCGCTGGACGAGGCCACGGTGTCCGGCTGGCTGTCTCAGCCCGACTTCGCCGATCAGCGGGTGCGCCTGGAACGCATTCTGCGAAACCGCCCCCACGTCCGCAGCGGCGAAATCGAGGAACTGCTGGGCGCCGTGGCCGCCCCCTTCGCCTCTGAGCGCGGCATCCATCCGGCACTGGCGAACATGGACCTGCGCTTCGGCACGGCAGGCGGCACCCCGGTCACGCAGGGAAACGTGGACAGTCTGGTCAGCGGCCCGGACCGCGAGGTCAGGCGTGAAGCCTGGGAAAACTACGCCGACGCCCATCTGGCCGCCCGCCACTCCCAGGCCGCGATGTACGCAACCAACGTCCGCCAGAGTGTCTTCCTGGCCCGCGCCCGCAACTATCCGGATGCCATCACCGCCTCGCTGGCCCCAGATCGTATTCCCACCGAAGTCTTGACCACGCTGCTGGACACCTACCGCGCCAACACCCCCATCTGGCACCGCTACTGGCGGGTGCGCCGCGACTGGCTGGGCTTGAAAGAGCTGCGTGAGTACGACGTGAAAGCCTCCCTGGTCCCGCCCCGCAAGGTGGAGTACGCGCAGGCCGTGGACTGGATCGCCGAAGGTATGGCCCCGCTGGGCGAGGACTACGTTAAGGACATGCGTTTCGGCCTCACGGAGGACCGCTGGACTGACTACGCTGAGAACGACGGCAAACGCCAGGGCGCGTATAGCAACGGTGGCGGACGGGTCAAGCCGTTCATCTTCATGACCTGGAACGGTACGCTGGGCAGCTACAGCACCCTGGCCCACGAGATCGGCCACTCCATGCACTCGCTGCTGTCCATGCGCGAACACGCGTATTCGGTGCCGCGCTACACGTTGTTCCATGCCGAGGTCGCCAGCAACTTCAACCAGGCTATGGTCCGCCAGCATCTGCTCAAGCAGGCCCGCGCCGCCGAGGACACCACGCTGGAAATCGCCATCATCGAGGAGGCGCTGGGCAACTTCCACCGCTATTTCTTCATCATGCCCACGCTGGCGGCCTTTGAGCTGGAGTGTTACCGCCGCATCGAGGCGGGCGGCACCCTCAGTGCCCCCGATCTGAACACCCTGACCGCCGATCTGCTTTCACAGGGTTACGGCGACGGCGTGAAGATGGACCGCGAGCGCAGCGGCATCCTGTGGGCGCAGTTTTCCACCCACCTGTACGCCAATTTCTATGCCTATCAGTACGCCACCGGTATCAGCGCGGCGCATCAGCTTCTCGAACAGTTTGGCGAGAATGAGGACGCCGCCCGCGAGAATTACCTGCGTTTCTTGAAGTCCGGCGGCAGTCTCGATCCCATCGACGCGCTGAAGGAGGCCGGAGTGGACATGCTCAGTCCGGAGCCTGTGGAGGCCACCTTCCGCACGCTGGCCGGGTACGTGGACCGGTTGGAAGAGTTGCTGGCAGAACGGCAGTAA
- a CDS encoding YbjN domain-containing protein — protein MTMETALLTLDTLAKYLKEKEVQMDMEENNGQRFIRMGWRFEMGDAAVLVSVNDGPNNTSRLEVTCVTQKTYTERREEVVNMLNDRNRERAFARSIDADGNVWLEYVGFYPTLAEMPQETFDTLFGGVLMHFQDDYATLEGFVPGPQLQQPQA, from the coding sequence ATGACGATGGAAACGGCACTGCTGACCCTGGACACGCTGGCGAAGTACCTGAAGGAAAAAGAAGTCCAGATGGACATGGAAGAGAACAACGGCCAGCGCTTTATTCGTATGGGCTGGCGCTTCGAGATGGGCGACGCCGCCGTGCTGGTCAGCGTCAACGACGGCCCCAACAACACCTCGCGCCTGGAGGTCACCTGCGTGACCCAGAAGACCTACACCGAACGCCGTGAAGAAGTGGTCAACATGCTCAATGACCGCAACCGCGAGCGCGCTTTTGCCCGTAGCATCGATGCCGACGGCAACGTCTGGCTGGAGTACGTAGGCTTCTACCCCACCCTGGCCGAGATGCCCCAGGAAACCTTCGACACGCTGTTCGGCGGCGTGCTGATGCACTTCCAGGACGATTACGCCACGCTGGAAGGCTTCGTCCCCGGACCCCAGTTGCAACAGCCTCAGGCCTGA